A single genomic interval of Gossypium raimondii isolate GPD5lz chromosome 11, ASM2569854v1, whole genome shotgun sequence harbors:
- the LOC105803065 gene encoding uncharacterized protein LOC105803065 isoform X5 — MSVPLFNLAPNLTVSRLCLGTMTFGEQNSLPQTLRLLDQAFDAGINFFDSAEIIGTQFLSVLRLKGKVKNTLASGLERGKYPVTVLSLLPSLKRLQMDHIDLYQIHWPDRYVPMFGETEYDPVRQFSSVPIEEQLDALGRAVDAGKIRYIGLSNETPYGVMKFLQFAENNVRYPKIISVQVNSYSLLCRTFDSGMAECCHHERIYLLGYSPLAMGILSGKYFASDGAPSDARLNLFKGRYSEGESRYSLARNTLKLATMEYLGIAEKYGLHPVSLAIAFVLNHPLVASTVFGVTKPWQLEEVISACNVELTSEIIADINKVHAKFPNPCP; from the exons ATGTCCGTTCCTCTCTTCAACCTTGCTCCTAATTTGACAGTTTCAAGACTCTGTTTAG GAACAATGACTTTTGGGGAGCAAAACTCTCTTCCTCAGACATTACGTCTTCTAGACCAAGCTTTTGACGCCGGAATCAACTTCTTCGACTCCGCCGAAAT TATAGGTACCCAGTTCCTCAGCGTGCTGAGACTCAAGGGAAAAGTGAAGAATACTTTGGCCAGTGGGTTAGAAAGAGGAAAATATCCCGTGACCGTGTTGTCATTGCTACCAAG TTTAAAGCGTCTGCAGATGGACCACATTGATCTCTATCAAATCCACTGGCCTGACCG CTATGTTCCCATGTTTGGAGAAACCGAGTATGATCCAGTCCGACAATTCTCATCTGTCCCAATTGAGGAGCAACTTGATGCTCTTGGCAGAGCTGTTGATGCTGGTAAG ATCAGATATATTGGACTCAGTAACGAAACGCCATATGGTGTCATGAAGTTCCTTCAGTTTGCAGAAAACAATGTTCGCTACCCTAAGATTATAAGCGTGCAGGTT AATTCATATAGCTTGCTCTGCCGAACTTTTGATTCTGGAATGGCTGAGTGCTGTCATCATGAGAG GATCTACTTGTTGGGCTACAGTCCACTTGCAATGGGCATACTTTCAGGGAAGTATTTTGCTTCAGATGGTGCTCCTTCCGATGCTCGGTTAAATCTTTTCAAAG GGAGGTATTCAGAGGGTGAATCCCGATACAGCCTGGCCCGAAACACTTTAAAATTAGCTACAATG GAGTACCTTGGTATTGCAGAAAAATATGGTCTTCATCCTGTATCACTTGCAATCG CCTTTGTTTTGAATCATCCTCTGGTGGCAAGTACTGTGTTTGGGGTGACCAAACCATGGCAGCTTGAGGAAGTCATCAGTGCATGCAATGTTGAGCTAACATCTGAGATAATTGCAGACATTAACAAAGTTCATGCAAAGTTTCCAAATCCATGTCCCTGa
- the LOC105803065 gene encoding uncharacterized protein LOC105803065 isoform X2, translating into MSVPLFNLAPNLTVSRLCLGTMTFGEQNSLPQTLRLLDQAFDAGINFFDSAEMYPVPQRAETQGKSEEYFGQWVRKRKISRDRVVIATKVAGPSGQMSWIRDGPKCLDAKNITEAVDGSLKRLQMDHIDLYQIHWPDRYVPMFGETEYDPVRQFSSVPIEEQLDALGRAVDAGKIRYIGLSNETPYGVMKFLQFAENNVRYPKIISVQNSYSLLCRTFDSGMAECCHHERIYLLGYSPLAMGILSGKYFASDGAPSDARLNLFKGRYSEGESRYSLARNTLKLATMEYLGIAEKYGLHPVSLAIAFVLNHPLVASTVFGVTKPWQLEEVISACNVELTSEIIADINKVHAKFPNPCP; encoded by the exons ATGTCCGTTCCTCTCTTCAACCTTGCTCCTAATTTGACAGTTTCAAGACTCTGTTTAG GAACAATGACTTTTGGGGAGCAAAACTCTCTTCCTCAGACATTACGTCTTCTAGACCAAGCTTTTGACGCCGGAATCAACTTCTTCGACTCCGCCGAAAT GTACCCAGTTCCTCAGCGTGCTGAGACTCAAGGGAAAAGTGAAGAATACTTTGGCCAGTGGGTTAGAAAGAGGAAAATATCCCGTGACCGTGTTGTCATTGCTACCAAG GTTGCTGGGCCATCTGGGCAAATGAGTTGGATTAGAGATGGACCAAAGTGTTTAGATGCCAAGAATATTACTGAGGCAGTAGATGGCAG TTTAAAGCGTCTGCAGATGGACCACATTGATCTCTATCAAATCCACTGGCCTGACCG CTATGTTCCCATGTTTGGAGAAACCGAGTATGATCCAGTCCGACAATTCTCATCTGTCCCAATTGAGGAGCAACTTGATGCTCTTGGCAGAGCTGTTGATGCTGGTAAG ATCAGATATATTGGACTCAGTAACGAAACGCCATATGGTGTCATGAAGTTCCTTCAGTTTGCAGAAAACAATGTTCGCTACCCTAAGATTATAAGCGTGCAG AATTCATATAGCTTGCTCTGCCGAACTTTTGATTCTGGAATGGCTGAGTGCTGTCATCATGAGAG GATCTACTTGTTGGGCTACAGTCCACTTGCAATGGGCATACTTTCAGGGAAGTATTTTGCTTCAGATGGTGCTCCTTCCGATGCTCGGTTAAATCTTTTCAAAG GGAGGTATTCAGAGGGTGAATCCCGATACAGCCTGGCCCGAAACACTTTAAAATTAGCTACAATG GAGTACCTTGGTATTGCAGAAAAATATGGTCTTCATCCTGTATCACTTGCAATCG CCTTTGTTTTGAATCATCCTCTGGTGGCAAGTACTGTGTTTGGGGTGACCAAACCATGGCAGCTTGAGGAAGTCATCAGTGCATGCAATGTTGAGCTAACATCTGAGATAATTGCAGACATTAACAAAGTTCATGCAAAGTTTCCAAATCCATGTCCCTGa
- the LOC105803065 gene encoding uncharacterized protein LOC105803065 isoform X1: MSVPLFNLAPNLTVSRLCLGTMTFGEQNSLPQTLRLLDQAFDAGINFFDSAEMYPVPQRAETQGKSEEYFGQWVRKRKISRDRVVIATKVAGPSGQMSWIRDGPKCLDAKNITEAVDGSLKRLQMDHIDLYQIHWPDRYVPMFGETEYDPVRQFSSVPIEEQLDALGRAVDAGKIRYIGLSNETPYGVMKFLQFAENNVRYPKIISVQVNSYSLLCRTFDSGMAECCHHERIYLLGYSPLAMGILSGKYFASDGAPSDARLNLFKGRYSEGESRYSLARNTLKLATMEYLGIAEKYGLHPVSLAIAFVLNHPLVASTVFGVTKPWQLEEVISACNVELTSEIIADINKVHAKFPNPCP, translated from the exons ATGTCCGTTCCTCTCTTCAACCTTGCTCCTAATTTGACAGTTTCAAGACTCTGTTTAG GAACAATGACTTTTGGGGAGCAAAACTCTCTTCCTCAGACATTACGTCTTCTAGACCAAGCTTTTGACGCCGGAATCAACTTCTTCGACTCCGCCGAAAT GTACCCAGTTCCTCAGCGTGCTGAGACTCAAGGGAAAAGTGAAGAATACTTTGGCCAGTGGGTTAGAAAGAGGAAAATATCCCGTGACCGTGTTGTCATTGCTACCAAG GTTGCTGGGCCATCTGGGCAAATGAGTTGGATTAGAGATGGACCAAAGTGTTTAGATGCCAAGAATATTACTGAGGCAGTAGATGGCAG TTTAAAGCGTCTGCAGATGGACCACATTGATCTCTATCAAATCCACTGGCCTGACCG CTATGTTCCCATGTTTGGAGAAACCGAGTATGATCCAGTCCGACAATTCTCATCTGTCCCAATTGAGGAGCAACTTGATGCTCTTGGCAGAGCTGTTGATGCTGGTAAG ATCAGATATATTGGACTCAGTAACGAAACGCCATATGGTGTCATGAAGTTCCTTCAGTTTGCAGAAAACAATGTTCGCTACCCTAAGATTATAAGCGTGCAGGTT AATTCATATAGCTTGCTCTGCCGAACTTTTGATTCTGGAATGGCTGAGTGCTGTCATCATGAGAG GATCTACTTGTTGGGCTACAGTCCACTTGCAATGGGCATACTTTCAGGGAAGTATTTTGCTTCAGATGGTGCTCCTTCCGATGCTCGGTTAAATCTTTTCAAAG GGAGGTATTCAGAGGGTGAATCCCGATACAGCCTGGCCCGAAACACTTTAAAATTAGCTACAATG GAGTACCTTGGTATTGCAGAAAAATATGGTCTTCATCCTGTATCACTTGCAATCG CCTTTGTTTTGAATCATCCTCTGGTGGCAAGTACTGTGTTTGGGGTGACCAAACCATGGCAGCTTGAGGAAGTCATCAGTGCATGCAATGTTGAGCTAACATCTGAGATAATTGCAGACATTAACAAAGTTCATGCAAAGTTTCCAAATCCATGTCCCTGa
- the LOC105803065 gene encoding uncharacterized protein LOC105803065 isoform X3 translates to MSVPLFNLAPNLTVSRLCLGTMTFGEQNSLPQTLRLLDQAFDAGINFFDSAEMYPVPQRAETQGKSEEYFGQWVRKRKISRDRVVIATKVAGPSGQMSWIRDGPKCLDAKNITEAVDGSLKRLQMDHIDLYQIHWPDRYVPMFGETEYDPVRQFSSVPIEEQLDALGRAVDAGKIRYIGLSNETPYGVMKFLQFAENNVRYPKIISVQVNSYSLLCRTFDSGMAECCHHERIYLLGYSPLAMGILSGKYFASDGAPSDARLNLFKGVPWYCRKIWSSSCITCNRYVVATHACTCRRLLSIGQVIMSIELHVSICRQELARITYSEISLCFESSSGGKYCVWGDQTMAA, encoded by the exons ATGTCCGTTCCTCTCTTCAACCTTGCTCCTAATTTGACAGTTTCAAGACTCTGTTTAG GAACAATGACTTTTGGGGAGCAAAACTCTCTTCCTCAGACATTACGTCTTCTAGACCAAGCTTTTGACGCCGGAATCAACTTCTTCGACTCCGCCGAAAT GTACCCAGTTCCTCAGCGTGCTGAGACTCAAGGGAAAAGTGAAGAATACTTTGGCCAGTGGGTTAGAAAGAGGAAAATATCCCGTGACCGTGTTGTCATTGCTACCAAG GTTGCTGGGCCATCTGGGCAAATGAGTTGGATTAGAGATGGACCAAAGTGTTTAGATGCCAAGAATATTACTGAGGCAGTAGATGGCAG TTTAAAGCGTCTGCAGATGGACCACATTGATCTCTATCAAATCCACTGGCCTGACCG CTATGTTCCCATGTTTGGAGAAACCGAGTATGATCCAGTCCGACAATTCTCATCTGTCCCAATTGAGGAGCAACTTGATGCTCTTGGCAGAGCTGTTGATGCTGGTAAG ATCAGATATATTGGACTCAGTAACGAAACGCCATATGGTGTCATGAAGTTCCTTCAGTTTGCAGAAAACAATGTTCGCTACCCTAAGATTATAAGCGTGCAGGTT AATTCATATAGCTTGCTCTGCCGAACTTTTGATTCTGGAATGGCTGAGTGCTGTCATCATGAGAG GATCTACTTGTTGGGCTACAGTCCACTTGCAATGGGCATACTTTCAGGGAAGTATTTTGCTTCAGATGGTGCTCCTTCCGATGCTCGGTTAAATCTTTTCAAAG GAGTACCTTGGTATTGCAGAAAAATATGGTCTTCATCCTGTATCACTTGCAATCGGTATGTAGTTGCTACACATGCATGCACATGTCGACGTTTGCTCTCTATTGGCCAAGTAATTATGTCCATCGAATTACATGTATCCATTTGTCGGCAGGAGCTCGCTAGGATCACATACTCTGAAATTAG CCTTTGTTTTGAATCATCCTCTGGTGGCAAGTACTGTGTTTGGGGTGACCAAACCATGGCAGCTTGA
- the LOC105803065 gene encoding uncharacterized protein LOC105803065 isoform X7: MSVPLFNLAPNLTVSRLCLGTMTFGEQNSLPQTLRLLDQAFDAGINFFDSAEMYPVPQRAETQGKSEEYFGQWVRKRKISRDRVVIATKVAGPSGQMSWIRDGPKCLDAKNITEAVDGSLKRLQMDHIDLYQIHWPDRYVPMFGETEYDPVRQFSSVPIEEQLDALGRAVDAGKIRYIGLSNETPYGVMKFLQFAENNVRYPKIISVQVNSYSLLCRTFDSGMAECCHHERIYLLGYSPLAMGILSGKYFASDGAPSDARLNLFKGVPWYCRKIWSSSCITCNRLCFESSSGGKYCVWGDQTMAA, translated from the exons ATGTCCGTTCCTCTCTTCAACCTTGCTCCTAATTTGACAGTTTCAAGACTCTGTTTAG GAACAATGACTTTTGGGGAGCAAAACTCTCTTCCTCAGACATTACGTCTTCTAGACCAAGCTTTTGACGCCGGAATCAACTTCTTCGACTCCGCCGAAAT GTACCCAGTTCCTCAGCGTGCTGAGACTCAAGGGAAAAGTGAAGAATACTTTGGCCAGTGGGTTAGAAAGAGGAAAATATCCCGTGACCGTGTTGTCATTGCTACCAAG GTTGCTGGGCCATCTGGGCAAATGAGTTGGATTAGAGATGGACCAAAGTGTTTAGATGCCAAGAATATTACTGAGGCAGTAGATGGCAG TTTAAAGCGTCTGCAGATGGACCACATTGATCTCTATCAAATCCACTGGCCTGACCG CTATGTTCCCATGTTTGGAGAAACCGAGTATGATCCAGTCCGACAATTCTCATCTGTCCCAATTGAGGAGCAACTTGATGCTCTTGGCAGAGCTGTTGATGCTGGTAAG ATCAGATATATTGGACTCAGTAACGAAACGCCATATGGTGTCATGAAGTTCCTTCAGTTTGCAGAAAACAATGTTCGCTACCCTAAGATTATAAGCGTGCAGGTT AATTCATATAGCTTGCTCTGCCGAACTTTTGATTCTGGAATGGCTGAGTGCTGTCATCATGAGAG GATCTACTTGTTGGGCTACAGTCCACTTGCAATGGGCATACTTTCAGGGAAGTATTTTGCTTCAGATGGTGCTCCTTCCGATGCTCGGTTAAATCTTTTCAAAG GAGTACCTTGGTATTGCAGAAAAATATGGTCTTCATCCTGTATCACTTGCAATCG CCTTTGTTTTGAATCATCCTCTGGTGGCAAGTACTGTGTTTGGGGTGACCAAACCATGGCAGCTTGA
- the LOC105803065 gene encoding uncharacterized protein LOC105803065 isoform X6, protein MSVPLFNLAPNLTVSRLCLGTMTFGEQNSLPQTLRLLDQAFDAGINFFDSAEMYPVPQRAETQGKSEEYFGQWVRKRKISRDRVVIATKVAGPSGQMSWIRDGPKCLDAKNITEAVDGSLKRLQMDHIDLYQIHWPDRYVPMFGETEYDPVRQFSSVPIEEQLDALGRAVDAGKIRYIGLSNETPYGVMKFLQFAENNVRYPKIISVQVNSYSLLCRTFDSGMAECCHHERIYLLGYSPLAMGILSGKYFASDGAPSDARLNLFKGRYSEGESRYSLARNTLKLATMVNKILSTLVLQKNMVFILYHLQSPLF, encoded by the exons ATGTCCGTTCCTCTCTTCAACCTTGCTCCTAATTTGACAGTTTCAAGACTCTGTTTAG GAACAATGACTTTTGGGGAGCAAAACTCTCTTCCTCAGACATTACGTCTTCTAGACCAAGCTTTTGACGCCGGAATCAACTTCTTCGACTCCGCCGAAAT GTACCCAGTTCCTCAGCGTGCTGAGACTCAAGGGAAAAGTGAAGAATACTTTGGCCAGTGGGTTAGAAAGAGGAAAATATCCCGTGACCGTGTTGTCATTGCTACCAAG GTTGCTGGGCCATCTGGGCAAATGAGTTGGATTAGAGATGGACCAAAGTGTTTAGATGCCAAGAATATTACTGAGGCAGTAGATGGCAG TTTAAAGCGTCTGCAGATGGACCACATTGATCTCTATCAAATCCACTGGCCTGACCG CTATGTTCCCATGTTTGGAGAAACCGAGTATGATCCAGTCCGACAATTCTCATCTGTCCCAATTGAGGAGCAACTTGATGCTCTTGGCAGAGCTGTTGATGCTGGTAAG ATCAGATATATTGGACTCAGTAACGAAACGCCATATGGTGTCATGAAGTTCCTTCAGTTTGCAGAAAACAATGTTCGCTACCCTAAGATTATAAGCGTGCAGGTT AATTCATATAGCTTGCTCTGCCGAACTTTTGATTCTGGAATGGCTGAGTGCTGTCATCATGAGAG GATCTACTTGTTGGGCTACAGTCCACTTGCAATGGGCATACTTTCAGGGAAGTATTTTGCTTCAGATGGTGCTCCTTCCGATGCTCGGTTAAATCTTTTCAAAG GGAGGTATTCAGAGGGTGAATCCCGATACAGCCTGGCCCGAAACACTTTAAAATTAGCTACAATGGTAAACAAAATATT GAGTACCTTGGTATTGCAGAAAAATATGGTCTTCATCCTGTATCACTTGCAATCG CCTTTGTTTTGA
- the LOC105803065 gene encoding uncharacterized protein LOC105803065 isoform X4, with protein MSVPLFNLAPNLTVSRLCLGTMTFGEQNSLPQTLRLLDQAFDAGINFFDSAEMYPVPQRAETQGKSEEYFGQWVRKRKISRDRVVIATKVAGPSGQMSWIRDGPKCLDAKNITEAVDGSLKRLQMDHIDLYQIHWPDRYVPMFGETEYDPVRQFSSVPIEEQLDALGRAVDAGKIRYIGLSNETPYGVMKFLQFAENNVRYPKIISVQVNSYSLLCRTFDSGMAECCHHERIYLLGYSPLAMGILSGKYFASDGAPSDARLNLFKGRYSEGESRYSLARNTLKLATMVNKILSTLVLQKNMVFILYHLQSVCSCYTCMHMSTFALYWPSNYVHRITCIHLSAGAR; from the exons ATGTCCGTTCCTCTCTTCAACCTTGCTCCTAATTTGACAGTTTCAAGACTCTGTTTAG GAACAATGACTTTTGGGGAGCAAAACTCTCTTCCTCAGACATTACGTCTTCTAGACCAAGCTTTTGACGCCGGAATCAACTTCTTCGACTCCGCCGAAAT GTACCCAGTTCCTCAGCGTGCTGAGACTCAAGGGAAAAGTGAAGAATACTTTGGCCAGTGGGTTAGAAAGAGGAAAATATCCCGTGACCGTGTTGTCATTGCTACCAAG GTTGCTGGGCCATCTGGGCAAATGAGTTGGATTAGAGATGGACCAAAGTGTTTAGATGCCAAGAATATTACTGAGGCAGTAGATGGCAG TTTAAAGCGTCTGCAGATGGACCACATTGATCTCTATCAAATCCACTGGCCTGACCG CTATGTTCCCATGTTTGGAGAAACCGAGTATGATCCAGTCCGACAATTCTCATCTGTCCCAATTGAGGAGCAACTTGATGCTCTTGGCAGAGCTGTTGATGCTGGTAAG ATCAGATATATTGGACTCAGTAACGAAACGCCATATGGTGTCATGAAGTTCCTTCAGTTTGCAGAAAACAATGTTCGCTACCCTAAGATTATAAGCGTGCAGGTT AATTCATATAGCTTGCTCTGCCGAACTTTTGATTCTGGAATGGCTGAGTGCTGTCATCATGAGAG GATCTACTTGTTGGGCTACAGTCCACTTGCAATGGGCATACTTTCAGGGAAGTATTTTGCTTCAGATGGTGCTCCTTCCGATGCTCGGTTAAATCTTTTCAAAG GGAGGTATTCAGAGGGTGAATCCCGATACAGCCTGGCCCGAAACACTTTAAAATTAGCTACAATGGTAAACAAAATATT GAGTACCTTGGTATTGCAGAAAAATATGGTCTTCATCCTGTATCACTTGCAATCGGTATGTAGTTGCTACACATGCATGCACATGTCGACGTTTGCTCTCTATTGGCCAAGTAATTATGTCCATCGAATTACATGTATCCATTTGTCGGCAGGAGCTCGCTAG
- the LOC105803064 gene encoding sister-chromatid cohesion protein 3, translated as MDDVAPLASEITTRHSKRARVHALDGGDEPSKANGNDRENQERSSDGSDRSPNPGEREGSPDDFEEIRPKTKRPRPAEGTSDVPNRSEERLIEVIKGSGKNISQAVKQWVERYEKNPKPAMVELLMMLFEACGAKYYIREEYLDEIDVDDVVVALVNLARKGEIEDYQGSKKKEFKNFKENLVSFWDTLVIECQNGPLFDKDLFDKCMDYIIALSCTPPRVYRLVASLMGLQLVTSFISVAKRLAVHRDTTQRQLNAERKKRVDGPRVESLNNRLSATHEQKLVIDEMMRKIFTGLFVHRYRDVDPNIRMSCIQSLGVWILSYPTLFLQDLYLKYLGWTLNDKSAGVRKAAVLALQNLYEVEDNVPTLSLFTERFSNRMIELADDVDVSVAVCAIGLVKQLLRHQLIPDDDLGPLYDLLIDDPPEIRRAIGELVYDHLIAQKFNSSQPGPKGNESEIHLGRMLQILREFSTDPILSIYVIDDVWEYMKAMKDWKCIISMLLDENPLIELTDEDATNLTRLLFASVRKAVGLRIVPASDNRKQYFSKAQKEAIENNRRDLTIAMMKNYPLLLRKFMADKAKISSLVEIIVYMNLELYSLKRQEQNFRTTLLLIKDAFFKHGEKDALRSCVKAIKFCSTESRGELQDFARNKLKELEDELLDKLKSATKEVIDGEDEYSLLVNLKRLYELQLSRPISIDEFYGDSITILHSFRNLDDEVVSFLLLNMYLDVAWSLHSIINSETVSEGSLSSLLSKRDTLLEELEYFLNAPPEVGEGSKSGNQLACRVCTILADVWCLFRKTNFSSTKLERLGYCPDVSILQKFWTLCEKQLKISDDTEDEDVNKEYIEETNRDTVMIAAAKLIASDTIPKDYLAPEIISHFVMHGAGIAEIVKSLITVLRKKDDNVSEIFLEALKRAYLRHLELSRSDDESIKSESFQECKNLAARLAGIFVGAARNKHRPEILKIVKEGIEYAFEDTPKHLSFLEASVLHFASRLPAPDIRDVLKDVQKRTENVNAEEDPSGWRPYNTFYESLLEKCAKNEGIQDEKEWTTTRQRGRPRKRQNIEGRRLFDEHGSSDEEDSINTSDQEDAQVEGDEEDDNAPLIHSLKSTSKLRSLRVSRQEN; from the exons CCCCAACAGATCTGAAGAGAGATTAATTG AGGTTATCAAAGGTAGTggtaaaaatatttctcaagCTGTCAAGCAGTGGGTTGAGCGATACGAGAAGAATCCGAAACCTGCTATGGTTGAACTCTTAATGATGCTTTTTGAG GCATGCGGGGCAAAGTATTACATCAGGGAAGAGTATCTGGATGAGATTGATGTTGATGATGTTGTGGTTGCTCTTGTCAACCTTGCTAGAAAA GGGGAAATTGAAGATTATCAGGGTTCAAAAAAGAAGGAATTCAAGAATTTCAAGGAGAATCTTGTTTCATTCTGGGACACTTTGGTTATTGAGTGCCAGAATGGGCCTTTGTTTGATAAAGATTTGTTTGACAAGTGTATGGATTATATAATTGCACTGTCGTG CACACCACCAAGAGTTTATCGTCTAGTTGCTTCCCTGATGGGTCTCCAGCTAGTCACATCTTTCATTTCTGTTGCAAAGAGGCTTGCTGTACACCGTGATACTACTCAAAGACAGTTAAATGCTGAAAGGAAGAAAAGAGTTGATGGGCCTCGTGTGGAGTCACTAAATAACAGGTTATCAGCAACTCATGAGCAGAAACTTGTAATAGATGAGATGATGCGCAAAATCTTCACTGG GTTGTTTGTGCATCGATATAGAGATGTTGATCCTAATATTCGAATGTCATGCATACAGTCGCTGGGTGTTTGGATTTTGTCATATCCTACATTGTTCTTGCAGGATCTATACTTAAAGTATCTTGGATGGACTCTAAATGACAAA AGTGCTGGAGTAAGAAAAGCTGCTGTCCTTGCATTACAAAATCTCTATGAGGTGGAGGATAATGTGCCCACTCTTAGTCTTTTTACTGAAAGGTTTTCTAACCGGATGATTGAGCTTGCTGATGATGTTGATGTTTCTGTGGCTGTATGTGCCATAGGGCTTGTAAAACAATTACTTAG GCATCAGCTTATACCTGATGATGATTTGGGTCCTTTGTATGATCTACTCATTGATGATCCACCAGAAATCAGGCGTGCAATAGGAGAATTAGTATATGACCACTTAATTGCGCAAAAATTTAATAGTTCCCAACCTGGCCCAAAAG GCAATGAGAGTGAGATTCATCTTGGAAGAATGTTGCAGATATTACGGGAGTTTTCAACGGATCCCattttaagtatatatgttATCGATGATGTCTGGGAGTACATGAAGGCCATGAAG GATTGGAAGTGTATCATCTCCATGCTTTTGGATGAGAATCCATTAATAGAGCTAACAGATGAAGACGCAACAAACCTGACTAGGCTTCTTTTTGCTTCTGTCAGAAAGGCTGTCGGATTGAGGATTGTTCCTGCTTCTGATAATCGGAAACAATATTTCAGTAAAGCTCAAAAA gAAGCAATTGAAAACAATAGGCGGGATTTAACTATTGCCATGATGAAGAACTACCCATTACTTCTACGTAAATTCATGGCTGACAAGgcaaaaatttcatcattggTTGAGATTATTGTATATATGAACCTTGAGCTTTATTCTCTGAAGAGACAGGAGCAG AATTTCAGAACTACTCTTCTGCTCATCAAAGATGCATTTTTCAAGCATGGTGAGAAGGATGCATTGAGATCTTGTGTAAAGGCTATTAAATTCTGTTCCACTGAGAGTAGAGGAGAGCTGCAAGATTTTGCTCGTAACAAACTAAAGGAGCTTGAGGATGAGCTTCTTGATAAGCTTAAATCTGCAACTAAAGAAGTGATC GATGGAGAGGATGAGTATTCTCTTCTTGTGAATTTAAAAAGATTGTACGAGCTTCAATTGTCAAGGCCTATATCAATTGATGAATTCTATGGAGATAGTATCACAATCTTGCACAGCTTCAGAAATTTGGATGATGAA GTTGTTAGTTTTCTGCTGCTGAATATGTACTTGGATGTAGCCTGGTCTCTGCACTCTATTATAAACAGTGAAACTGTCTCTGAAGGATCCTTATCATCTCTCCTGTCTAAACGTGATACCTTGTTGGAGGAACTTGAGTATTTTCTCAATGCTCCTCCTGAAGTCGGGGAAGGGAGCAAATCAGGAAATCAGCTAGCCTGCAGG GTTTGTACTATATTAGCAGATGTCTGGTGTCTGTTTAGGAAGACAAATTTTTCGTCAACAAAGCTTGAAAGATTAGGATATTGTCCTGATGTTTCTATACTTCAGAAGTTCTGGACCCTTTGTGAGAAGCAGCTGAAAATTTCAG ATGACACAGAAGATGAAGATGTTAACAAAGAGTATATAGAGGAGACAAATAGAGATACAGTCATGATTGCTGCTGCAAAGTTGATTGCTAGTGATACAATCCCAAAG GATTATCTTGCTCCTGAGATAATTTCTCATTTTGTGATGCATGGAGCTGGCATTGCAGAGATTGTTAAGAGCCTGATTACAGTTCTGAGGAAGAAAGATGATAATGTCTCTGAAATCTTTCTAGAAGCTTTGAAAAGG GCCTATCTTCGACACCTGGAACTTTCAAGAAGTGATGATGAATCCATAAAAAGCGAGTCTTTTCAGGAGTGTAAGAATTTGGCTGCTCGGCTTGCTGGAATATTTGTTGGTGCTGCTCGGAACAAACACAGACCTGAGATTTTAAAGATTGTTAAGGAAGGCATTGAGTATGCTTTTGAAGACACTCCAAAGCACCTGTCTTTTCTGGAAGCTTCTGTGCTACATTTTGCGTCAAGACTTCCTGCACCTGACATACGAGACGT tctGAAAGATGTCCAGAAGAGGACAGAGAATGTAAATGCAGAAGAGGATCCAAGTGGGTGGCGCCCTTATAATACATTTTACGAGAGTTTGCTGGAAAAGTGTGCAAAGAATGAAGGGATCCAAG ATGAGAAGGAATGGACAACTACAAGACAAAGGGGTCGTCCTAGGAAGCGGCAAAATATTGAGGGGAGGAGACTTTTTGATGAGCATGGTTCAAGTGATGAAGAGGATTCAATTAACACATCAGACCAGGAAGATGCTCAGGTTGAGGGAGATGAGGAAGATGATAATGCTCCTCTGATTCATTCACTTAAGTCCACTTCTAAGTTGAGGTCATTGCGAGTCTCAAGACAGGAAAACTGA